In Bacillota bacterium, the following are encoded in one genomic region:
- a CDS encoding thiamine diphosphokinase yields MRVLIVLNGQPPQQELLQSVVVEADVLIGADAGAERLREAGLRIDYVVGDFDSVPAQLLQSLPAESVIHDPGQDDTDLEKALRFAVTRWQHPQIVVVGTTGDRLDHVLGNVCGAVRYADRAEIRFVEDHSITYFGHRRVHFDAPRGATVSLLPLGEVHGVRTEGLKWALHGETLNIGTRGVSNVVVSSPVSVTWEQGYLVVIRLR; encoded by the coding sequence ATGCGTGTTCTCATCGTGCTGAATGGTCAGCCGCCGCAGCAGGAACTGCTTCAGTCGGTGGTAGTGGAAGCAGATGTGCTCATTGGCGCGGACGCGGGAGCGGAGCGTCTGCGCGAGGCGGGGCTGCGCATCGACTACGTGGTGGGCGACTTCGACTCGGTGCCCGCGCAACTGTTGCAATCGCTCCCTGCGGAGAGCGTTATTCACGACCCCGGACAGGACGATACCGACCTGGAAAAGGCGTTGCGTTTTGCGGTAACCCGCTGGCAACACCCGCAGATTGTGGTGGTGGGAACCACCGGCGATCGGCTGGACCACGTGCTGGGGAACGTTTGCGGCGCGGTGCGCTACGCCGACAGGGCGGAGATTCGCTTCGTGGAAGACCATTCCATTACCTATTTCGGACATCGGCGTGTGCATTTCGATGCCCCGCGCGGTGCGACCGTTTCGCTGCTGCCTTTGGGGGAGGTACATGGTGTGCGCACCGAAGGATTGAAGTGGGCGTTGCACGGCGAGACGCTGAACATTGGTACGCGCGGCGTGAGCAACGTGGTGGTTTCCTCGCCGGTGTCCGTTACGTGGGAGCAGGGGTATCTGGTGGTGATTCGGCTTCGGTAG